One Rhodococcus sp. P1Y DNA window includes the following coding sequences:
- a CDS encoding sigma-70 family RNA polymerase sigma factor: protein MTSPSTTTRPRPTDADLDAQSPAADLVRVYLNGIGRTALLTADEEVDLAKRIEAGLYAKNVLENTKRLTAVKKRNLAIIVRDGSAARSHLLEANLRLVVSLAKRYTGRGMPLLDLIQEGNLGLIRAMEKFDYAKGFKFSTYATWWIRQAITRGMADQSRTIRLPVHLVEQVNKLARIKRELHQQLGREATDEELSNESGIPAEKIADLLDHSRDPVSLDMPVGSDEEAPLGDFIEDSEATSAENAVIAGLLHSDVRLVLGTLDEREQQVIRLRYGLDDGQPRTLDQIGKLFGLSRERVRQIEREVMVKLRQGDRAEKLRSYAS, encoded by the coding sequence ATGACCAGCCCCAGCACCACGACCCGCCCGCGCCCCACCGACGCCGATCTGGATGCACAGAGCCCGGCTGCGGATCTCGTTCGCGTCTACCTCAACGGAATCGGCCGCACCGCCCTGCTGACCGCCGACGAAGAGGTCGACCTCGCCAAGCGGATCGAGGCGGGGCTGTACGCGAAGAACGTGCTGGAGAACACCAAGCGACTCACAGCGGTCAAGAAGCGCAACCTGGCAATCATCGTGCGCGACGGAAGTGCAGCCCGTAGCCACCTGCTGGAAGCGAACCTTCGTTTGGTGGTGTCGCTCGCAAAGCGATACACAGGACGCGGAATGCCGTTGCTCGACCTCATCCAGGAAGGGAACCTCGGTCTCATCCGGGCCATGGAAAAGTTCGACTACGCCAAAGGTTTCAAGTTCTCCACGTACGCCACGTGGTGGATTCGACAGGCCATCACGCGCGGCATGGCAGATCAGAGCCGCACCATTCGTCTGCCAGTCCACCTCGTCGAACAGGTCAACAAGTTGGCGCGTATCAAGCGTGAGCTTCACCAGCAGCTTGGACGGGAAGCGACCGACGAGGAGTTGTCGAACGAGTCCGGCATCCCAGCCGAAAAGATCGCCGATCTCCTCGATCACAGCCGCGACCCGGTAAGCCTCGATATGCCCGTCGGCAGCGACGAAGAAGCGCCACTCGGTGACTTCATCGAGGACTCCGAGGCCACGTCGGCCGAGAACGCGGTCATCGCTGGCCTTCTGCACAGTGATGTCAGGCTCGTGCTGGGAACGCTCGATGAGCGCGAACAGCAGGTGATCCGTCTCCGCTACGGATTGGACGACGGCCAGCCTCGCACCCTCGATCAGATCGGCAAGCTCTTCGGGTTGTCTCGTGAGCGGGTTCGTCAGATCGAGCGCGAAGTAATGGTGAAGCTACGCCAGGGCGATCGCGCCGAGAAGCTTCGCTCGTACGCGAGCTGA
- a CDS encoding DUF7782 domain-containing protein — MTATLLSVCPHLRESFLAHSYDADSLLGALGDDAHAALGRSEPVPVRVASRALGDLGVLIRMFLLVDDIADKDAASALAPLSVDDAIDASVLERVGPGLVRAAIDIRPLDSGAGTRWVVSDLDGSMRPQVTAADHVLGVGQASLSLLRGTPTTPVDTVLDVGTGCGVQAVHAAGYAGSVTGTDISARSMLLAAATAALNELDVELLKGSWFEPVAGRTFDRIVANPPFVVGLGTVTHSYRDSGIDLDGASRLMIERAASHLVLGGTAVMLASWVHVNGEDWRSRVASWLPDHGVDAWIVQRDVADPALYVGTWMRDESVDSREPAGAAQAEAWLEHFAAADVAGIGFGYVYLRRTDLATDVLAEDLRHAFDDPLGNEAIDYFARLTWLREHEPVDAVFELAPSTALERVYLPGEDGWVVEVVRVHRGNGPNWQHEIDELGATLLAGLSPGGLPLGDLVGLLAAAHGLNEAELLDSATALFIDLHRHGLVRPVGMATTVPEGTGFSATSQDK; from the coding sequence GTGACTGCAACGCTCTTGTCGGTGTGCCCGCATCTGCGCGAGTCCTTTCTCGCCCACAGCTACGACGCCGATTCGCTTCTCGGTGCCCTCGGCGACGACGCGCACGCGGCGCTCGGGCGCAGCGAACCAGTGCCGGTACGGGTTGCTTCGCGTGCACTCGGCGACTTGGGCGTCCTCATCAGGATGTTCCTGCTCGTCGACGACATCGCCGACAAGGATGCGGCTTCAGCGCTTGCTCCTTTGTCCGTCGACGACGCGATCGATGCGTCCGTGTTGGAGCGCGTCGGTCCCGGTCTCGTACGGGCGGCGATCGATATCAGGCCCCTCGATTCGGGAGCCGGGACGCGGTGGGTTGTCTCGGATCTGGACGGAAGCATGCGTCCGCAGGTCACCGCGGCCGATCACGTGTTGGGGGTCGGGCAGGCCTCGCTGTCTCTGCTGAGGGGCACCCCGACCACGCCAGTCGACACGGTGCTCGACGTCGGTACCGGGTGCGGCGTACAAGCAGTGCATGCTGCTGGATACGCGGGTTCGGTGACCGGAACGGACATCAGTGCGCGATCGATGCTGTTGGCCGCGGCCACGGCCGCGCTGAACGAGCTCGATGTCGAGTTGTTGAAGGGGTCCTGGTTCGAGCCTGTTGCCGGCCGAACGTTCGACCGCATCGTTGCCAACCCGCCGTTCGTCGTGGGGCTCGGAACCGTGACCCACAGTTACCGCGATTCCGGGATCGACCTCGACGGTGCGAGTCGACTGATGATCGAACGTGCGGCCTCCCATCTCGTGCTCGGTGGTACGGCGGTCATGTTGGCCTCATGGGTGCACGTGAACGGCGAGGACTGGCGATCGCGCGTGGCGTCGTGGTTACCCGACCACGGCGTCGACGCGTGGATAGTGCAACGAGACGTCGCCGACCCCGCCCTGTACGTCGGAACCTGGATGCGAGACGAATCCGTCGACTCGAGAGAACCCGCAGGCGCGGCGCAGGCAGAGGCGTGGCTGGAGCACTTCGCTGCTGCGGACGTAGCAGGAATCGGTTTCGGATACGTATACCTGCGGCGCACCGATCTCGCGACAGACGTACTCGCCGAAGACTTGCGACACGCGTTCGACGATCCGCTCGGCAACGAGGCAATCGATTACTTCGCCCGCCTCACGTGGCTCCGCGAACACGAGCCTGTCGATGCTGTGTTCGAACTTGCTCCGTCGACCGCACTCGAACGCGTCTACCTCCCCGGCGAAGACGGCTGGGTTGTCGAAGTAGTGCGCGTACACCGCGGTAACGGACCCAATTGGCAACACGAAATCGACGAGCTCGGCGCGACCTTGCTCGCCGGGCTCTCGCCCGGCGGTCTGCCTCTCGGTGATCTTGTGGGACTCCTGGCCGCAGCGCACGGACTGAACGAAGCAGAATTGCTCGACTCTGCGACAGCACTCTTCATCGACCTTCACCGACATGGTCTGGTCCGTCCGGTCGGCATGGCGACCACGGTTCCGGAAGGCACAGGCTTCTCAGCAACTTCTCAGGACAAGTAA
- a CDS encoding DUF3099 domain-containing protein, with product MTRSPGFSGSAESGSARHPALITEAQTSVEEQHRARVKKYMFIMSFRIPALVLAAVSYSIWANPWIAMAIVGASIPLPWMAVLIANDRPPRTKDEISRYDGRSIERTSIEPRGHTVIDSADD from the coding sequence ATGACGCGTTCACCCGGATTCTCCGGCTCAGCCGAGAGCGGCTCTGCCCGTCACCCCGCACTGATCACCGAGGCGCAGACCTCGGTGGAGGAACAACACCGTGCGCGAGTGAAGAAATACATGTTCATCATGTCGTTCCGCATACCGGCGCTCGTTCTTGCCGCAGTTTCGTACAGCATCTGGGCCAACCCGTGGATTGCCATGGCGATCGTGGGTGCGTCCATACCGCTTCCCTGGATGGCGGTGTTGATTGCGAACGACCGTCCACCACGCACCAAGGACGAAATAAGCCGGTACGACGGTCGATCCATCGAGCGGACGTCGATCGAGCCGCGCGGACACACCGTCATCGATTCGGCCGACGACTGA
- a CDS encoding DUF3039 domain-containing protein — protein MSTQTKDRPEIAPDETTDDDRPKFFHYVKKNKIAESAVMGTHVVALCGEVFPVTKSAKPGSPVCPDCKKVYEGLKKGD, from the coding sequence ATGAGCACTCAGACCAAGGATCGCCCCGAAATTGCGCCCGACGAGACCACCGACGACGACAGGCCTAAGTTTTTTCACTATGTGAAGAAGAACAAGATCGCCGAAAGCGCGGTCATGGGAACCCACGTGGTCGCACTGTGCGGTGAAGTGTTTCCTGTCACGAAGTCGGCCAAGCCGGGCTCTCCTGTGTGCCCGGACTGCAAGAAGGTCTACGAAGGCTTGAAGAAGGGCGACTGA
- a CDS encoding YihY/virulence factor BrkB family protein yields the protein MSETAGAPEKLSRRRPLRLVWVVTLRTLVKAWDDSIFSKSATAAFWQTLSLPPLLLGVLGSLGFVAGWFGPNTIDIIESKIITFSSTVFSDSVVDGIISPTVKDILLQGRGEVVSAGFVLSLWAGSSAISTFVDSIVEAHGQQDARNPVWQRIFALLLYVAFLILAVFVLPLVALGPTYVQALLPDSWFEIGSELIDILYYPAVGVLLIAGLTTLYKVALHTSLPWHRLLGGALLAGVFFMIASAVLRFYLTWVTGTGYTYGALATPIAFLLFTFFLGFAVVLGAEFNATVQEFFPARATRIEQMKEWLAAQAAYEESGAVSAVAWRLATGPIRLSGDRSRSSREPDDDTRPTDTRPTDTRPTDTSKPSATSMPADTPKSADAPSSDSVETGDIAHPRARRQSPFFKPS from the coding sequence ATGAGCGAAACTGCTGGCGCACCGGAGAAGTTGTCACGCCGACGACCCCTGCGGCTCGTATGGGTTGTGACACTCCGCACTCTCGTCAAGGCGTGGGACGACTCGATCTTCAGTAAGTCCGCGACAGCAGCGTTCTGGCAAACACTGTCTTTGCCTCCCTTACTGCTCGGGGTCCTGGGCAGTCTCGGTTTCGTCGCCGGATGGTTCGGCCCGAATACGATCGACATCATCGAGTCCAAGATCATCACCTTCAGCAGCACCGTGTTCAGCGACAGTGTCGTGGACGGCATCATCTCCCCGACCGTGAAGGACATCCTGCTTCAGGGTCGGGGAGAGGTCGTCTCTGCCGGGTTCGTTCTGTCACTGTGGGCAGGATCGTCTGCGATCTCCACGTTCGTCGACTCGATCGTGGAGGCCCATGGACAGCAAGATGCCCGAAACCCTGTGTGGCAGCGCATCTTCGCGCTGTTGTTGTACGTCGCGTTTCTGATATTGGCCGTGTTCGTGCTGCCGCTCGTGGCACTCGGTCCGACATATGTGCAGGCACTGCTGCCGGACTCGTGGTTCGAGATCGGCAGCGAACTCATCGACATCCTGTACTACCCCGCGGTGGGTGTCTTGCTCATCGCCGGGCTGACAACGCTCTACAAGGTGGCTCTGCACACCTCGCTGCCGTGGCATCGGTTGCTCGGCGGAGCACTGCTGGCAGGCGTGTTCTTCATGATCGCCAGCGCCGTGCTCAGGTTCTATCTGACGTGGGTCACCGGGACCGGATACACATACGGCGCGCTTGCGACGCCGATTGCCTTCCTGCTGTTCACGTTCTTTCTCGGTTTCGCCGTCGTGCTGGGTGCAGAGTTCAACGCAACGGTTCAGGAGTTCTTTCCGGCTCGCGCAACCCGAATCGAGCAGATGAAGGAATGGCTTGCGGCTCAGGCCGCGTACGAGGAGTCCGGCGCTGTGTCCGCGGTCGCATGGAGACTCGCGACGGGGCCGATCCGGTTGTCGGGCGACCGTTCGAGGTCCTCACGCGAACCGGACGACGATACAAGGCCCACCGACACCAGGCCCACCGACACCAGGCCCACCGACACTTCGAAGCCGAGCGCTACGTCGATGCCCGCCGATACACCGAAGTCCGCCGACGCCCCGAGTTCCGATTCGGTCGAGACGGGGGACATCGCGCATCCGCGGGCTCGTCGTCAGTCGCCCTTCTTCAAGCCTTCGTAG
- a CDS encoding DEAD/DEAH box helicase → MTDTTDRSTDTTTAAVGGAPLRAWQRRALTKYLVASPKDFLAVATPGAGKTTFALRVASELLAHRTVDQVTVVAPTEHLKHQWAEAAARVGIALDSRFSNSTGQTSSDYHGVVVTYAQIASHPFRHRVRTEARKTLVILDEIHHGGDAKSWGEGIREAFGDATRRLALTGTPFRSDDSPIPFVNYEPDDEGLMRSRADHSYGYSDALADGVVRPVVFLAYSGEARWRDNAGEEFTARLGEPLSAEQTARAWRTALDPQGDWMPAVLLAANTRLGQLRAGGMPDAGALVIATDQTVARAYAKLIEVITGETPCIVLSDDPTSSARIAEFGKSDQKWMVAVRMVSEGVDVPRLAVGVYATSASTPLYFAQAIGRFVRSRRPGETASVFLPSVPVLLDLASQLEAQRDHILGKPHREKDGLDDDLLADANKQKDELGEDEKAYTSLGADAELDQVIYDGSSFGTATFSGSDEEADYLGLPGLLDAKQMRDLLRQRQQEQLEKPAAPTPAVPPPAASERVSTAGQLASLRRELNSLVAVYHHRTGKPHGVIHGDLRRVCGGPPTAMATADQLSERITQLRTM, encoded by the coding sequence ATGACCGACACGACAGACCGATCGACCGACACCACTACCGCCGCGGTAGGGGGCGCGCCGCTGCGCGCGTGGCAGAGAAGGGCCCTCACCAAGTACCTGGTCGCCTCGCCGAAGGATTTTCTCGCCGTCGCGACGCCAGGAGCAGGAAAGACGACGTTCGCCCTGCGTGTGGCGTCCGAACTGCTCGCGCATCGCACCGTCGACCAGGTAACCGTCGTCGCGCCGACCGAACACCTGAAACATCAGTGGGCCGAAGCCGCAGCACGTGTGGGGATCGCGCTCGACTCGCGGTTCTCGAACTCGACAGGGCAGACGTCGAGCGACTATCACGGCGTCGTGGTGACCTATGCGCAGATTGCGTCGCACCCGTTCCGGCATCGCGTCCGAACCGAGGCGAGGAAGACGCTCGTCATCCTCGACGAGATCCACCACGGTGGTGATGCGAAGAGTTGGGGCGAGGGGATCCGGGAAGCATTCGGCGACGCGACGCGTCGCCTGGCCCTGACGGGTACACCGTTCCGGAGTGACGACAGTCCCATCCCGTTCGTCAACTACGAGCCGGACGACGAAGGGCTGATGCGCTCGCGCGCCGACCATTCCTACGGATACTCCGACGCGCTCGCCGACGGCGTCGTTCGTCCAGTCGTGTTTCTCGCGTACTCAGGAGAGGCACGGTGGCGCGACAATGCGGGGGAGGAGTTCACCGCCCGTCTCGGCGAGCCTCTGTCGGCCGAACAGACCGCGCGAGCGTGGCGTACGGCGCTCGACCCTCAGGGTGACTGGATGCCCGCGGTGTTGCTCGCCGCGAACACCCGGCTCGGTCAGCTGCGCGCCGGCGGCATGCCGGACGCCGGTGCTTTGGTCATCGCTACCGATCAGACGGTTGCACGCGCGTACGCCAAGCTCATCGAAGTGATCACTGGCGAAACCCCGTGCATCGTGCTGTCCGACGACCCCACATCGTCTGCTCGCATCGCCGAATTCGGCAAGAGCGACCAGAAATGGATGGTTGCGGTCCGGATGGTGTCCGAGGGTGTCGACGTGCCACGTTTGGCTGTCGGTGTGTATGCGACGAGCGCGTCGACTCCACTGTATTTCGCTCAGGCGATCGGACGTTTCGTTCGTTCGCGGCGTCCCGGCGAAACTGCGAGCGTGTTCCTGCCGTCGGTACCGGTCCTGCTCGATCTCGCCAGTCAGCTGGAGGCGCAACGCGACCACATTCTCGGCAAGCCGCACCGCGAGAAGGACGGTCTCGACGACGATCTGTTGGCGGATGCGAACAAGCAGAAGGACGAGCTGGGCGAGGACGAGAAGGCGTACACCTCGCTCGGCGCCGATGCAGAACTGGACCAGGTCATCTACGACGGTTCGTCCTTCGGCACTGCGACATTCTCCGGTAGCGACGAGGAAGCCGACTATCTCGGACTTCCTGGGCTGCTGGATGCGAAGCAAATGCGCGATCTGTTGCGGCAGCGCCAACAGGAGCAATTGGAGAAGCCGGCGGCTCCGACTCCGGCAGTGCCGCCGCCCGCCGCGTCCGAGCGTGTATCGACTGCGGGTCAGTTGGCCTCCCTGCGCCGCGAACTCAACAGCTTGGTCGCGGTGTACCACCACCGCACTGGAAAGCCGCACGGAGTCATTCACGGCGATTTGCGTAGGGTGTGCGGTGGTCCTCCCACCGCCATGGCCACGGCCGACCAGCTGAGTGAGCGAATCACGCAGCTGCGCACGATGTAG
- a CDS encoding DUF7455 domain-containing protein, producing MPGTLTSPQLTAADRCDRCGAGARARVVLSTGGELLFCGHHAKEHEDRLREVNATVMTESDSAV from the coding sequence ATGCCCGGAACATTGACCAGCCCACAGTTGACAGCTGCCGACCGGTGCGACCGGTGCGGAGCAGGGGCTCGTGCACGTGTTGTGCTCTCGACCGGCGGAGAACTGTTGTTCTGCGGTCACCACGCCAAAGAGCACGAAGATCGGTTGCGCGAAGTGAACGCAACGGTGATGACCGAATCGGACTCTGCGGTGTAG